GCCGGGTGTGAGCATCAAAGTCATGCCTTAGATTGCATGGCCCACGGCTTAGATAGTGCTCAAGACACTATTTTGGAGGCCAATACTCTGGATTTGGAGGCCAGTTTGGAGATGGCGGTGCCAGAGCTCGTCTTAGACTGGCTGAAGCTGACTCCAGAACGGCTGCAGCACACGATTAAGATCTTACGCCGCTTGGCCGCCTTGGGAGACCCACGTCCTTTGTTGCAGTCTCCCATGCCCCGCCTCAGTCAAACAGCAACGGGTTACACTCAGGTGACTCCGTTGGGGGTTGTGGCTCTGGTCTACGAAGCCCTGCCAGAATTAGCCGCGATAGCAGCAGGGTTGTGCATACGGACCGGCAATGGGCTAGTACTCAAAGGAGGCAACGAAGCCAGCCAAACGAACCAGGCGATTATCCAAGTGTTGCAGCAGGAGATAGATCGGGCTGGTCTCAACCACCAATGCCTCTGGCCGTTGACGACTGATCAAGGAGATGCTGCTCGGACTTGGCTGATGCAAGCCCGAGGGATCGATCTATTGATTCCCTATGGGCGTCCCACTCTCATTCAGCAGGTCATGCGCCATGCGACGGTGCCGGTGCTGCCCATTGCCATGGGCAATTGCTACTTATATTGGGCGGCTTCAGGGGCGGAGAAACAGGTTGGCGACCTGATCGTAGATAGCCATAAGGGGAGCCCGGATGCTGTCAATGCCATTGAAAAGGTCCTGATCCATGAGTCCCATGATGGTGCCTCGCTGCAACGGCTATGGCAGTACTTGCAGACCTATGGTTTTAGCCTGCGAGGAGATGATGCCATGGCGGCAACTTATCCAGAACTCACTGCGATGGAATCAGGAGAATGGAGCCAGCCCTACCTTTCTCATACGGTGGCATTTCAGCGGGTGGTCGACGTAGCCCAGGCCGTGGATGTGATTAATCACCAAAGTAGTGGCCACGCCAATTGTCTGGTCAGTGAATCCTATCGAGAAGCCCATTATTTTAGTCAGCATCTGCAGAGCACAGCCATTTATATCAACACCTCACCGCGGTTTACTCGCAACCCTGTGCAAGCTGCTGGTATTGCCTTGGGGATGACGGCTCAACGAGGACGGGGCAAGGGGTTTATTGGTCTAGAGGCCCTGATGACAGCTAAACATATTATGCAGGGGACAATAGTGCCCTAACGATATAGTGGGCTAGCTAGCTCCCTGGTAGGCTGCGGCATCAGGTCGCATTGGCCAGCAATCATTGGTTGCAGGGCTAGAGAACTAGAGAGCACTAGAAAAAGCACTAAAAAAAGGCACTGGTGTAGTGCCTGTCCCAGAAATCATCAAATGTGCTGTTCTATAGCAAGCCAGAGGTTAGGGGGCTTCTGATTCTGCCAGTTTCACCCGACTGGCTAAGCCCAGTAGCTGCAAGAGGCGGATCATTAACCAAGTGGTATCAATTTCCCACCACCTTAATCCGTGGCGAGCGGAATATTGAAAGGCGTGATGGTTGTTGTGCCAGCCTTCACCGTAGGTTACCAGGGCAACCCACCAACAGTTAGTGGAGGCATCCTCGGTCTCGTAGTTGCGGTAGCCAAATTTATGGGTAGCGCTATTGACGAGCCAAGTGCAGTGATAGACAGCTACCAGGCGGACAAAAATGCCCCATACGACGAAGGGCCAGCCGCCAAGGGCATACAAAATCAGGGCTAGAGCAAACTGAAGCGCTAAAAAGTAGTTGTTAAAGAAGTGGTATACCGGATCGTTGGCGATATCTCGAGCAAATCGTCGAATTTCAATGTCTTTCGGTAATTCACGCAGCAGCCACCCCATATGACTCCACCAGAACCCTTTTCTAGAATCATGGTGATCGATGGATTGGTCAGAGTAAACGTGATGGTGTCGGTGCAGGCCGACCCACTCAATAGGGCCATGCTGGCAGGCTAGGCTACCACAGAATACGAAGAAATATTCTAACCAGGTGGGAACCTGAAAGCTGCGATGGGCAATGAGACGGTGCCATCCTAAGGTGATACCAAGACAGCCCGTAATCCAGTGTAGTAGTAAGGCCACCCCAACAGCACCCCAGCTAAAGTTACTAGGCAGCAAGGCTAGTAGGGCAGCTAGATGAACGGCCAACATAAACGAGGTCGTTGGCCAATTAAACACAGGTAATTCAGATTTAGCAACAGTCATGCAAAGTTCTCAAATTATGGACAAGGAGGGCTAATCATAGGCAGAATATGGAGTCTATACGACTCTGCTGGCGCAATTGCCCTCCATGGAACGATCTAAAACGTTGGAGCTATCAGAACAAGCACTATTTCAGATTTTTTCTGGATTTGACCTGCAGGTCAAGAACAACCTGGCCAGGGTC
This portion of the Halomicronema hongdechloris C2206 genome encodes:
- a CDS encoding aldehyde dehydrogenase family protein; protein product: MASSQSSFEFSQILEQVRQASHALALAGCEHQSHALDCMAHGLDSAQDTILEANTLDLEASLEMAVPELVLDWLKLTPERLQHTIKILRRLAALGDPRPLLQSPMPRLSQTATGYTQVTPLGVVALVYEALPELAAIAAGLCIRTGNGLVLKGGNEASQTNQAIIQVLQQEIDRAGLNHQCLWPLTTDQGDAARTWLMQARGIDLLIPYGRPTLIQQVMRHATVPVLPIAMGNCYLYWAASGAEKQVGDLIVDSHKGSPDAVNAIEKVLIHESHDGASLQRLWQYLQTYGFSLRGDDAMAATYPELTAMESGEWSQPYLSHTVAFQRVVDVAQAVDVINHQSSGHANCLVSESYREAHYFSQHLQSTAIYINTSPRFTRNPVQAAGIALGMTAQRGRGKGFIGLEALMTAKHIMQGTIVP
- a CDS encoding acyl-CoA desaturase: MTVAKSELPVFNWPTTSFMLAVHLAALLALLPSNFSWGAVGVALLLHWITGCLGITLGWHRLIAHRSFQVPTWLEYFFVFCGSLACQHGPIEWVGLHRHHHVYSDQSIDHHDSRKGFWWSHMGWLLRELPKDIEIRRFARDIANDPVYHFFNNYFLALQFALALILYALGGWPFVVWGIFVRLVAVYHCTWLVNSATHKFGYRNYETEDASTNCWWVALVTYGEGWHNNHHAFQYSARHGLRWWEIDTTWLMIRLLQLLGLASRVKLAESEAP